One window from the genome of Leptospira ryugenii encodes:
- the tgt gene encoding tRNA guanosine(34) transglycosylase Tgt has translation MRISNFTLEKIATGSRARATSFETMHGKVQTPIFMPVGTQATVKTLNVETLKNVGSNVLLANTYHLFIRPGKEVFDHCGGIHSFMNWDRPVLTDSGGFQIFSLPNARKITEEGARFRSYLDGKEILLSPEVSIQMQRSIGSDIMMVLDECVPSTVSHSEAKRAMELTHRWAKRSLKAREDSKQALFAIVQGACFEDLRKESAKVLLDMSFDGYAIGGLAVGETREEREHFAEFVADLLPREKPRYLMGVGTPLDLLEAVHRGVDLFDCTIPVELAQRGVAFTSQGKIQIHRSRYRFANESLDVECACRTCKHYSKAYLHHLIKASEVLGWQLLAEHNLVYYHNLMSDMRSAILNGTFLSYYANKKEEVLQSDNTNASFSRIIGKKEKKLSLGNYFLLENVEKHIFSIQHTVSGEVMHSIHSPDEEANALYIRHSQLENRLREGKEREIVVWDVGLGAAHNAMAALLLSKQEDLGKLSVESFENDLDPLRLALRHQGRFPHLFHKAPKQLLESGIFIGENVEWKLHLGNIQDTFQKAKLPDVIFYDPFSYKTNAELWDFSWFLQLNRYLKGANKQIQLLTYSQSTLVRSALLAAGFYVCKAETLGENRECTIAYTRKEPMISGQILGEEWLGRWKRSDAKYPNSYQNRKEEWERLVLSHPQFTE, from the coding sequence ATGCGTATTTCAAATTTCACCTTAGAAAAAATTGCAACAGGTAGCAGAGCACGTGCCACGAGTTTTGAAACCATGCATGGTAAGGTGCAAACGCCCATTTTTATGCCAGTTGGAACACAAGCCACCGTCAAAACTCTCAATGTCGAGACTCTAAAGAATGTAGGTTCAAATGTTTTATTAGCAAATACCTACCATTTGTTCATCCGCCCAGGCAAAGAGGTATTTGATCATTGTGGTGGGATCCATTCCTTTATGAATTGGGATAGGCCTGTTCTGACCGACTCGGGTGGGTTTCAAATCTTTAGCCTCCCCAATGCGCGAAAAATCACAGAAGAGGGCGCTCGGTTTCGCAGTTATTTGGATGGCAAAGAAATTTTACTCTCACCTGAAGTCAGCATACAGATGCAAAGGTCTATCGGTTCTGATATTATGATGGTATTGGATGAATGTGTTCCTTCCACTGTTTCTCATTCAGAAGCAAAACGAGCCATGGAGCTCACCCATCGTTGGGCGAAAAGAAGTTTAAAGGCACGAGAAGACAGCAAACAAGCATTATTTGCCATTGTGCAGGGAGCCTGTTTTGAAGATTTGCGCAAAGAAAGTGCAAAAGTTCTATTGGATATGTCTTTTGACGGTTATGCAATTGGCGGTTTAGCTGTTGGAGAAACCAGGGAAGAGAGAGAGCATTTTGCCGAATTTGTCGCAGATCTTTTGCCAAGAGAAAAACCAAGGTATTTGATGGGTGTAGGGACTCCCCTTGATTTACTTGAGGCAGTACATAGAGGAGTGGATCTTTTTGATTGTACGATACCTGTAGAACTAGCACAAAGAGGGGTAGCATTTACAAGCCAAGGAAAGATCCAGATCCATAGAAGTCGTTACCGATTTGCAAATGAAAGTTTGGATGTAGAGTGTGCTTGTCGTACATGTAAACACTATAGTAAGGCCTATCTACATCATTTGATCAAAGCAAGTGAAGTTTTAGGTTGGCAACTTCTCGCAGAACATAATTTGGTATATTATCATAACCTAATGTCGGACATGCGTTCTGCTATCCTAAATGGAACGTTTCTTTCTTATTATGCGAATAAGAAGGAAGAAGTTCTCCAATCGGATAACACAAATGCTTCTTTTAGTCGGATCATAGGAAAAAAGGAAAAAAAGTTAAGTTTAGGGAATTATTTTCTTTTGGAAAATGTTGAAAAACATATTTTTAGCATCCAACATACTGTGTCGGGAGAGGTTATGCATTCTATACACTCTCCGGATGAAGAAGCAAATGCTCTCTACATACGGCATTCCCAATTAGAAAACCGCTTACGAGAAGGGAAAGAAAGGGAGATAGTGGTTTGGGATGTTGGACTTGGAGCTGCACACAATGCAATGGCGGCATTGTTACTTAGTAAACAAGAAGATTTAGGCAAATTGTCTGTAGAGAGTTTTGAAAATGATTTAGACCCTCTCCGATTAGCCTTACGCCACCAGGGTCGTTTCCCGCATCTATTCCATAAAGCCCCCAAACAATTGCTAGAGAGTGGAATTTTTATTGGAGAGAATGTGGAATGGAAACTCCATTTAGGTAATATACAGGATACATTTCAGAAAGCAAAACTTCCAGATGTAATTTTTTACGATCCTTTTTCCTACAAAACCAATGCAGAACTTTGGGATTTTTCCTGGTTTTTACAACTGAATCGATATCTCAAAGGTGCAAACAAACAAATACAATTGCTAACTTATTCCCAATCAACTCTTGTACGTTCTGCACTTTTAGCTGCTGGCTTTTATGTTTGTAAGGCGGAAACCTTAGGTGAGAATAGAGAATGTACGATAGCCTATACGCGAAAAGAACCAATGATTTCGGGACAGATTTTAGGAGAGGAGTGGCTTGGTCGTTGGAAGAGAAGTGATGCGAAATATCCAAACTCCTATCAGAATAGAAAGGAAGAATGGGAAAGATTGGTGCTTTCCCATCCTCAATTCACCGAATAA